One window of the Chloroflexota bacterium genome contains the following:
- the ispD gene encoding 2-C-methyl-D-erythritol 4-phosphate cytidylyltransferase, producing the protein MPPPSAAGSSSARAPQLGVVIAAAGESRRMQGIDKILTPVLGKPILAHSVETFEASALVHEIVIVMRADLVPMGEALARKAGWRKVTAIVSGGARRQDSVKAGLFALRQCDYVMIHDGARPCVTGAIIARGLEAAKATGAAIAAVPAKDTIKQVNADQEITATPPREGLWQVQTPQVFRYDMLVKAYSEITADATDDAMLVERMGETVKVFMASYENIKVTTPEDITVAEVLLRKKGQG; encoded by the coding sequence ATGCCGCCGCCTTCCGCCGCAGGCTCCTCATCGGCACGCGCGCCCCAATTGGGCGTGGTGATCGCCGCCGCCGGGGAAAGCCGCCGGATGCAGGGCATAGACAAGATCCTGACGCCGGTGTTGGGCAAACCGATCCTCGCGCATTCCGTGGAGACCTTTGAGGCTTCGGCACTGGTCCATGAGATCGTCATCGTGATGCGGGCAGACCTTGTGCCCATGGGCGAGGCGCTGGCGCGGAAGGCGGGCTGGCGCAAGGTGACGGCCATCGTGAGCGGGGGCGCACGACGGCAGGATTCCGTGAAGGCAGGCCTTTTTGCCCTAAGGCAGTGCGACTATGTGATGATCCACGATGGGGCGCGGCCCTGTGTGACCGGAGCCATCATCGCACGGGGGCTGGAGGCGGCGAAGGCGACGGGGGCGGCCATCGCGGCGGTGCCTGCGAAGGATACGATCAAGCAGGTGAACGCCGACCAGGAGATCACGGCCACGCCGCCGCGAGAAGGCCTGTGGCAGGTACAGACGCCCCAGGTGTTTCGGTACGACATGCTTGTGAAGGCGTATTCCGAAATCACGGCAGACGCGACGGACGACGCGATGCTGGTGGAGCGGATGGGAGAGACGGTGAAGGTCTTTATGGCTTCTTACGAAAATATCAAGGTCACGACGCCGGAGGATATAACGGTAGCCGAAGTGCTTCTGAGGAAAAAGGGGCAGGGATGA
- a CDS encoding 2-C-methyl-D-erythritol 2,4-cyclodiphosphate synthase, translating to MTSFRVGTGYDAHPLVPGRRLMLGGVHIPHEKGLEGHSDSDVVCHAIVDALLGAAGLGDIGTFFPPSDARYKDAPSLTFVEFTAKKLAEARWRIGNVDVTIIAQHPRMSPHVPEMRKRLSAALGIEPARLGIKSKSTNGLGFEGRSEGIAAQAVALIEQATS from the coding sequence ATGACGAGCTTCCGCGTGGGCACAGGATACGACGCACACCCGCTGGTCCCCGGCAGACGGCTGATGCTGGGCGGCGTCCACATCCCCCATGAGAAGGGGTTGGAGGGCCACAGCGATTCCGACGTGGTGTGCCACGCCATCGTGGATGCGCTGCTGGGGGCGGCGGGCCTGGGGGACATCGGCACGTTCTTCCCGCCGAGCGACGCGCGCTACAAGGATGCGCCGAGCCTGACTTTCGTGGAGTTCACGGCGAAAAAGCTGGCGGAGGCGCGTTGGCGCATCGGAAATGTGGATGTTACAATCATCGCCCAGCACCCCAGGATGAGCCCGCACGTGCCAGAGATGCGCAAGCGCCTGAGCGCAGCCCTGGGCATCGAGCCGGCCAGGCTCGGCATCAAATCGAAATCCACCAACGGCCTTGGGTTTGAAGGCCGGAGCGAAGGCATCGCGGCACAGGCCGTGGCGCTCATCGAACAAGCCACCTCATGA
- a CDS encoding cysteine--tRNA ligase, with amino-acid sequence MKISSTLTGKKEEFAPADGKTVKMYVCGVTPYSAAHVGHAMSAMNFDMIRRYLEHKGYTVRYVQNFTDIDDKIIDRANRLGIPATELAERHIAEFFREMDALNIKRATVYPRATQELPKIIEVIQGLIAKGYAYVAGNNDVYFRVTKDDDYGKLSHRTLDSMVAGARVEPGVQKEHPMDFALWKAAKPGEPEWASPWGPGRPGWHIECSAMSLRHLGETLDIHGGGADLIFPHHENEIAQSESFTGKQPFARFWLHNGLLQLGEEKMSKSLGNLVTIKEALERHSADAMRLFVLGSHYRSPLKFSEESVQAADRGAERLRIAAGATSKGTGDPVDAAPFNKRFEEAMDDDFNTAQAIAALFDLAREINRGAEEARGIQKAQVTLRALAGVLGLTLKEAASHEAMDLTPLLALIDEVGEPPSAKPTALAQVMDHLIARRAALRKAKHFQLADRIRIRLGELGIALEDGPEGTKWRKAR; translated from the coding sequence ATGAAGATCTCCAGCACGCTGACGGGCAAGAAGGAAGAGTTCGCGCCCGCCGACGGCAAGACGGTCAAGATGTATGTGTGCGGCGTCACGCCTTATTCGGCGGCGCACGTGGGCCACGCCATGAGCGCCATGAACTTCGACATGATCCGGCGCTACCTGGAGCACAAGGGCTACACGGTGCGCTACGTCCAGAACTTCACGGATATAGACGATAAGATCATTGACCGGGCGAACCGCCTGGGCATCCCGGCCACGGAGCTGGCTGAGCGGCACATCGCCGAGTTCTTCCGGGAGATGGACGCGCTGAACATCAAGCGGGCGACGGTCTATCCGCGCGCCACCCAGGAGCTGCCGAAGATCATCGAGGTGATCCAGGGGCTCATCGCGAAGGGGTATGCATACGTAGCCGGCAACAACGACGTCTATTTCCGCGTGACGAAGGACGACGACTACGGGAAGCTGAGCCACCGCACGCTGGACAGCATGGTGGCGGGGGCGCGGGTGGAGCCCGGGGTGCAGAAGGAGCACCCGATGGACTTCGCCCTGTGGAAGGCGGCGAAGCCGGGGGAGCCGGAGTGGGCCAGCCCCTGGGGCCCCGGCAGGCCGGGGTGGCACATCGAGTGCTCGGCCATGTCCCTCCGGCACCTTGGAGAGACGCTGGACATCCACGGGGGCGGGGCGGACCTGATCTTCCCGCATCATGAGAACGAGATCGCGCAGAGCGAATCGTTCACGGGGAAGCAGCCCTTCGCGCGGTTCTGGCTGCACAACGGCCTCCTGCAGCTTGGCGAAGAGAAGATGAGCAAATCGCTGGGGAACCTGGTGACGATCAAAGAGGCGCTGGAGCGGCATTCCGCGGACGCGATGCGGCTCTTTGTCCTCGGCTCGCACTACCGCTCCCCGCTGAAGTTCAGCGAGGAATCGGTGCAGGCGGCGGACCGGGGCGCGGAGCGCCTACGCATCGCGGCGGGAGCCACGTCCAAAGGGACAGGCGACCCGGTGGATGCGGCGCCGTTCAACAAGCGTTTTGAAGAGGCGATGGACGACGATTTCAACACGGCGCAGGCGATCGCGGCGCTGTTCGACCTGGCGCGGGAGATCAACCGAGGGGCAGAAGAGGCGCGAGGAATCCAGAAGGCCCAGGTGACACTGAGGGCCTTGGCCGGAGTGCTGGGCCTGACGCTGAAAGAGGCGGCAAGTCACGAGGCAATGGACCTGACACCGCTCCTGGCGCTGATTGACGAGGTGGGAGAGCCGCCAAGCGCAAAACCGACGGCGTTGGCCCAGGTGATGGACCACCTTATCGCGCGGCGGGCGGCGCTGAGGAAGGCGAAGCATTTCCAGCTTGCCGACCGGATACGGATCCGCCTGGGAGAGCTGGGGATCGCGCTGGAAGACGGCCCCGAAGGGACCAAGTGGCGGAAGGCGCGATAG
- the secG gene encoding preprotein translocase subunit SecG, producing MQTAFNYISIILSIVLVILFILQVKGTGGGFFGGGSGGAYRTRRGFEQTLFRATILLVVVFLVVSIVSARIF from the coding sequence ATGCAAACCGCCTTCAACTACATCTCGATCATCCTCTCCATCGTCCTCGTCATCCTCTTCATCCTTCAGGTGAAGGGCACGGGCGGCGGCTTCTTCGGCGGCGGTAGCGGCGGTGCCTATCGCACCAGGAGAGGCTTCGAGCAGACTCTCTTTCGCGCGACGATCCTTCTTGTCGTCGTTTTCCTGGTTGTCTCCATCGTCAGCGCGCGCATCTTCTAG